The genomic window CTGTCTTCCCGGTCTTTTCCATTTCAGGCAGCCAGCCCTTTGAGACCTTCTGCCCTGTGAAAAGCTCTATCCCGTAGGTCGAGAGATAGTGCAGCATCTGGTGGAAGCGGAATACCGCCTCGTCCATCTCCATTACCTGCTGCGGAAAATCAGGGTACATCGGGTCTGCCTTGACATCGCCTATGTATTCCCTTATCCTTGAAACAAAGCTGCCTATGTCCTCAGCGCAGGCAAGCACTGCTATATCCTTTGGAGCGAGGGTATAGCCGAGCGATAATAGCTCTTCGTTTACTGTCATAGCCCTGACGAGAGCCTCGTCATCAGGCGTGTTGTCTGTTATGCGCACAGCAGCGAGCCGCAGCTGTGAAAAAAGAAGCTGATCGTAATTCATTTTCTATCCCCTCCGTGTTTTTTCTTTTACCTGCCGTCAGGTGAGTATTTCAATATAACACAAACACACCGCTCTTGTCAACAGAAATCTGCAATGTTTACATATTGTTAACATATTTCAGCGGCATTTTCACGCCTGTATCTGCGGCAAAGATCGTGTATCATCGCCTGATCTGTTCAAAATTTCGTCATAATATCCAAATTTCCCTTGCCATAAGTCGCCAAAGATACGGTGATTTTAGGCAATCCGCCAAAAATCATTCCGGCGTGGTGTGACTGTTGATGTATAGCAGTTATTTCTTGATTTTATTAAAAAAATATGTTATAATAAAGCATTGAAGGCATTTTGTGAGAACCAAATGTCAGGATGTAACACTGTAAAGGTGAGGCCAATGAAAAGAAAAAGCAGTATAGTAACTGTTATAATAGTTATAGCGATCGCTCTGCTTGCGGCTATCGCTATGGAGATAGTCCTTGTGTTCAGGCTCACCTCGCAGCAGACGAAGGAGTCGGGCACAAACAAGCTCGAAGCTATAGGCGGTGAGCTTGAAGATACGATAAGCATAGCCAAGCAGGACGTTATGCGTCTTGCACTCGATGTTCAGCCGTATATGGAAATGAAAGCAGGCAGGCTCAGACTCATAGAGATGATATACGACAGGCAGAAGGAAAACTATGAGAGAACGAACGGTGTCTGCTTCAACACCTACGTCGGCAACCCGGACTGGTATATCATACCCGATTTCTCAGAGCCCGGCGACTATAAGGTGACAGACAGAAGCTGGTATAAGGGCGCTGTGAGAAGCGGCGGCGAGGTGTATGTCACCGACCCGTATATCGACGCTATGACAGGCAATGTCTGCTATACCGTGTCGATAGTGCTTGATGATAATGAGACGGTAGTCGCCAACGACTACACTATGGAGAGCATACAGCAGCATATAAACAGCCTTTATAATAACGGCAGCAAGAACGCTGTTATCGTAACAGAGGAAGGCATAATCGCCGGCTGCAGCGACGAATCGCTCGTGGGCGGAAGCCTTGCGAAGGAAATGCCCGACTATGCGGCTATTTTCTCGCTTGCAAAGAACAGCAGCGGCACAGTTACCTCAACGCAGGGCAATGAGAACCTTTTTGCGACGCACTCAGGCTTTGGCTGGTATCTTATAGTGAGCGAGAACAACTGGACGCTATATAAGACCTCGTATATGCAGATGTTTGCGATGATAGGCATATCCATACTCATCTTCGGCATAGTCATCATCATGTGTATATCCAGCGCACGCTCGGCAAGGCTTGCCAAGGACGCACTGGCATACAAGGAGGAGTTTTTGCAGAGCATAAGCTCCGAGCTTCAGGAGCCGCTTGCAAGGATAGTCTCGGCATCGAGCCATGGCAGCAAGCGAAGTACCTCTGACTATCAGCGTGACCTTGAAAGCATAAGAGAAGCCGGCACACGCCTTTCCGAAAAGATAGGCGAGATACTTTCCTATTCAAGCATCGTGCGTGGCGAGAAGGAGCAGCGTGACAGGCAGCAGCACCGTGAGATAAGGCTCAGCCGCCATTTCAGAACGATAATACTTTTTGCGCTCATGCTCGTTATGGGCATATGCATCTATATCAATATAACAGCCACCTTCCGCTGGGGCAAGGGCAGGATGCAGCGTGAGGTCGCAATGTATGAGACCCAGCTCTCAGAATGGGTGACTACGCAAAAGAGCATTCTTGATATGTTCAGCACCTATATCTCGACCGACCCTGATATGCTTGACGATTACTACGGCACGGTCGAATGGCTCAACAAGATAACCAAGCAGTACCCCGAGATATCGGTGTCATACTTTACAAACCCCGACCGTGAGCATACGGTATATATGAACAACGGCTGGCAGCCCGATAAGGACTGGCACGTTGAAGACAGACAGTGGTATAAGGATACCCTTGCATCAGACGACGGCTGGTGTATATCCGCCCCGTACTATGATGCGCAGACAGGCGTTTACTGTATAACCTTCTCAAAGAGGGTGTATAATGACACCACAGGCGAGTTTCTCGGCAACTTCGGTATCGACTTCTATATGGATAAGCTCATAGACATCATGGGCGACAGCTATTCGGGTACAGGCTATGCCTTCCTTGCAGATGCAGGCGGCGAGATAATCAACCACCCCTACGGCAGCTATCAGATGACCGATACCGACTCTACGAATATCATAGAGCTGCCATATAAGGAAGCCGACACGACAGGCGAGAACGTGCGCTTTATCAAGGACTACGACGACAGCTACCGCACTCTGCTCGCTACAAAGAACGAGCGCTCGGGCTTTACGATATATGTCGTCAAGAATATATGGGTGGTATACCGTGATGTGCTCATATACGGCACTATATGCCTTATCGTGCTGGTAGTGTGCATCGTGGTGGTATATAAGGTGATGACACGCCTGATAGCATTGCAAAACGCTGCGAATATCAAGCTCAGAGAATCGGCCGATGCAGCTATCGCTGCCGATGCGGCAAAAAGCAGCTTTCTCGCTCAGATGTCTCACGAGATAAGAACGCCCATAAACGCCGTGCTCGGCATGAACGAGATGATACTGCGTGAGAGCCGTGACGAGAGGATAAGAGACTACGCTTCCGACATCAGCAGCGCCGGCAGGACGCTTCTTTCGCTGATAAACAGCATACTCGACTTCTCGAAGATAGAAGACGGCAAAATGGAGATAATCAAGGTCGAGTATGACACGGCTGCGATGATACACGACCTTGTGACATCTATCGCACCGAGGGCAGATGCAAAGGGTCTTGAGCTTAGGATAAACGCCGACGGCAATATCCCATGCAGACTGTTCGGCGATGATGTGAGAGTAAAGCAGGTGCTCATGAACCTGCTGACAAATGCTGTCAAGTACACCGAAAATGGCAGCGTGACCCTTACTCTCAGGCAGGAGAGCACCGAGGAGGGCAAGGTAAAGCTGTTTGCCGAGGTGGCTGATACAGGTATCGGCATCAGGCAGGAGGATATAAAGTATCTCTTTGACAGCTTCAAACGAATAGAGGAAAAGCGCAACCGTAATATCGAAGGCACAGGCCTTGGCATGAGCATTGTCACAAAGCTGCTTGAAATGATGGGCAGCACGCTCGAAGTAAAGAGCGAATACGGCAAGGGCTCGGCATTCAGCTTTGTTCTGGAGCAGGGGATAGCCGACGATGAGCCCATGGGCGATTACAGCGCAAGAATGAGCGTTCACGGCAAGCCCGAGAATGCCTCCGGCAGGCTGTATGCCCCGGGTGCTAAGGTGGTCGTTGCAGACGACAACGCTATGAACCTTAAGGTCGCAGCGAGCCTGTTCAGAGTTTTCGGCATAGAGGCACAGCTCGCTCCTTCCGGCAAGAAGGCTATCGAGCTTGTTGCACAGAACGGGGCGGATATAGTCTTCCTTGACCATATGATGCCGGAGCTTGACGGCATAGAAACTCTCGACAGAATGCG from Ruminococcus sp. NK3A76 includes these protein-coding regions:
- a CDS encoding cache domain-containing protein; protein product: MKRKSSIVTVIIVIAIALLAAIAMEIVLVFRLTSQQTKESGTNKLEAIGGELEDTISIAKQDVMRLALDVQPYMEMKAGRLRLIEMIYDRQKENYERTNGVCFNTYVGNPDWYIIPDFSEPGDYKVTDRSWYKGAVRSGGEVYVTDPYIDAMTGNVCYTVSIVLDDNETVVANDYTMESIQQHINSLYNNGSKNAVIVTEEGIIAGCSDESLVGGSLAKEMPDYAAIFSLAKNSSGTVTSTQGNENLFATHSGFGWYLIVSENNWTLYKTSYMQMFAMIGISILIFGIVIIMCISSARSARLAKDALAYKEEFLQSISSELQEPLARIVSASSHGSKRSTSDYQRDLESIREAGTRLSEKIGEILSYSSIVRGEKEQRDRQQHREIRLSRHFRTIILFALMLVMGICIYINITATFRWGKGRMQREVAMYETQLSEWVTTQKSILDMFSTYISTDPDMLDDYYGTVEWLNKITKQYPEISVSYFTNPDREHTVYMNNGWQPDKDWHVEDRQWYKDTLASDDGWCISAPYYDAQTGVYCITFSKRVYNDTTGEFLGNFGIDFYMDKLIDIMGDSYSGTGYAFLADAGGEIINHPYGSYQMTDTDSTNIIELPYKEADTTGENVRFIKDYDDSYRTLLATKNERSGFTIYVVKNIWVVYRDVLIYGTICLIVLVVCIVVVYKVMTRLIALQNAANIKLRESADAAIAADAAKSSFLAQMSHEIRTPINAVLGMNEMILRESRDERIRDYASDISSAGRTLLSLINSILDFSKIEDGKMEIIKVEYDTAAMIHDLVTSIAPRADAKGLELRINADGNIPCRLFGDDVRVKQVLMNLLTNAVKYTENGSVTLTLRQESTEEGKVKLFAEVADTGIGIRQEDIKYLFDSFKRIEEKRNRNIEGTGLGMSIVTKLLEMMGSTLEVKSEYGKGSAFSFVLEQGIADDEPMGDYSARMSVHGKPENASGRLYAPGAKVVVADDNAMNLKVAASLFRVFGIEAQLAPSGKKAIELVAQNGADIVFLDHMMPELDGIETLDRMRTEGILDKSVPVIALTANAIVGAKEMYLSHGFDDYLTKPIEVEALEDCLAEHLPKECITFVEDISQAEPEPEPQADDDSFTLSELTELRRSLDGVDLLLGLSYCMDSKEFYLDTLRAFAEDDKTAQLNDAYSKKDLESYRITAHSIKSSTRTIGAAVLSEKARLLEFAARDNHTAVIDDNHKAFVEEYTALISGVRKVMIE